In a single window of the Manis javanica isolate MJ-LG chromosome 16, MJ_LKY, whole genome shotgun sequence genome:
- the TFAP2A gene encoding transcription factor AP-2-alpha isoform X1, whose amino-acid sequence MEELRGGGPPNPESQARLRSGGARGRRGPGSTSGAEGPVNARTRSPAAPAGDARPARYPEDRHDGTSNGTARLPQLGTVGQSPYTSAPPLSHTPNADFQPPYFPPPYQPIYPQSQDPYSHVNDPYSLNPLHAQPQPQHPGWPGQRQSQESGLLHTHRGLPHQLSGLDPRRDYRRHEDLLHGPHGLGSGLGDLPIHSLPHAIEDVPHVEDPGINIPDQTVIKKGPVSLSKSNSNAVSAIPINKDNLFGGVVNPNEVFCSVPGRLSLLSSTSKYKVTVAEVQRRLSPPECLNASLLGGVLRRAKSKNGGRSLREKLDKIGLNLPAGRRKAANVTLLTSLVEGEAVHLARDFGYVCETEFPAKAVAEFLNRQHSDPNEQVTRKNMLLATKQICKEFTDLLAQDRSPLGNSRPNPILEPGIQSCLTHFNLISHGFGSPAVCAAVTALQNYLTEALKAMDKMYLSNNPNSHTDNSAKSSDKEEKHRK is encoded by the exons ATGGAGGAGCTGCGCGGAGGCGGGCCGCCGAATCCCGAGTCCCAGGCCCGGCTGCGGAGCGGAGGAGCCCGCGGCCGGAGAGGGCCGGGCAGCACCTCCGGGGCAGAGGGCCCTGTGAACGCCCGGACGCGGTCCCCGGCAGCTCCTGCCGGCGACGCGCGGCCCGCACGGTATCCCGAG GACCGTCACGACGGCACCAGCAACGGGACTGCACGGTTGCCCCAGCTGGGCACTGTAGGTCAATCTCCCTACACGAGCGCCCCGCCGCTGTCCCACACCCCCAATGCCGACTTCCAGCCCCCCTACTTCCCCCCGCCCTACCAGCCTATCTACCCCCAGTCGCAAGATCCTTACTCCCACGTCAACGACCCCTACAGCCTGAACCCCCTGCACGCCCAGCCGCAGCCGCAGCACCCGGGCTGGCCCGGCCAGAGGCAAAGCCAGGAGTCTGGGCTCCTGCACACGCACCGGGGGCTGCCCCACCAGCTGTCGGGCCTGGATCCTCGCAGGGACTACCGGCGGCACGAGGACCTCCTTCACGGCCCACACGGGCTTGGCTCAGGACTCGGAGACCTTCCGATTCACTCCTTACCTCACGCCATCGAGGACGTCCCG CATGTAGAAGACCCGGGTATTAACATCCCAGATCAAACTGTAATTAAGAAAG GCCCCGTGTCCCTGTCCAAGTCCAACAGCAACGCCGTCTCCGCCATCCCCATAAACAAGGACAACCTCTTTGGTGGCGTCGTGAACCCCAACGAAGTCTTCTGTTCAGTTCCGGGTCGCCTCTCGCTCCTCAGCTCCACCTCGAAGTACAAGGTCACGGTGGCGGAAGTACAGCGGCGCCTCTCACCGCCCGAGTGTCTCAACGCTTCGCTGCTGGGCGGAGTGCTGCGGAG GGCGAAGTCTAAAAATGGAGGAAGATCTTTAAgagaaaaactggacaaaataggATTAAATCTGCCGGCAGGGAGACGTAAAGCTGCCAACGTCACCCTGCTCACATCACTAGTGGAGG GAGAAGCCGTCCACCTAGCCAGGGACTTTGGGTACGTGTGCGAAACCGAATTTCCTGCCAAAGCAGTAGCTGAATTTCTCAACCGACAACATTCCGATCCCAATGAGCAAGTGACAAGAAAAAACATGCTCCTGGCTACAAA ACAGATATGCAAAGAGTTCACCGACCTACTGGCTCAGGACCGATCTcccctggggaactccaggcccAACCCTATCCTGGAGCCCGGCATCCAGAGCTGCTTGACCCACTTCAACCTCATCTCCCATGGCTTTGGCAGCCCTGCAGTGTGCGCCGCGGTCACCGCCCTGCAGAACTATCTCACTGAGGCCCTCAAGGCCATGGACAAAATGTACCTCAGCAACAACCCCAACAGCCACACGGACAACAGCGCCAAAAGTAGTGACAaagaggagaaacacagaaagtGA
- the TFAP2A gene encoding transcription factor AP-2-alpha isoform X18 encodes MDQSGAPVLRTVTTAPATGLHGCPSWALLNPLHAQPQPQHPGWPGQRQSQESGLLHTHRGLPHQLSGLDPRRDYRRHEDLLHGPHGLGSGLGDLPIHSLPHAIEDVPHVEDPGINIPDQTVIKKGPVSLSKSNSNAVSAIPINKDNLFGGVVNPNEVFCSVPGRLSLLSSTSKYKVTVAEVQRRLSPPECLNASLLGGVLRRAKSKNGGRSLREKLDKIGLNLPAGRRKAANVTLLTSLVEGEAVHLARDFGYVCETEFPAKAVAEFLNRQHSDPNEQVTRKNMLLATKQICKEFTDLLAQDRSPLGNSRPNPILEPGIQSCLTHFNLISHGFGSPAVCAAVTALQNYLTEALKAMDKMYLSNNPNSHTDNSAKSSDKEEKHRK; translated from the exons ATGGACCAGAGCGGGGCTCCAGTGCTCAG GACCGTCACGACGGCACCAGCAACGGGACTGCACGGTTGCCCCAGCTGGGCACT CCTGAACCCCCTGCACGCCCAGCCGCAGCCGCAGCACCCGGGCTGGCCCGGCCAGAGGCAAAGCCAGGAGTCTGGGCTCCTGCACACGCACCGGGGGCTGCCCCACCAGCTGTCGGGCCTGGATCCTCGCAGGGACTACCGGCGGCACGAGGACCTCCTTCACGGCCCACACGGGCTTGGCTCAGGACTCGGAGACCTTCCGATTCACTCCTTACCTCACGCCATCGAGGACGTCCCG CATGTAGAAGACCCGGGTATTAACATCCCAGATCAAACTGTAATTAAGAAAG GCCCCGTGTCCCTGTCCAAGTCCAACAGCAACGCCGTCTCCGCCATCCCCATAAACAAGGACAACCTCTTTGGTGGCGTCGTGAACCCCAACGAAGTCTTCTGTTCAGTTCCGGGTCGCCTCTCGCTCCTCAGCTCCACCTCGAAGTACAAGGTCACGGTGGCGGAAGTACAGCGGCGCCTCTCACCGCCCGAGTGTCTCAACGCTTCGCTGCTGGGCGGAGTGCTGCGGAG GGCGAAGTCTAAAAATGGAGGAAGATCTTTAAgagaaaaactggacaaaataggATTAAATCTGCCGGCAGGGAGACGTAAAGCTGCCAACGTCACCCTGCTCACATCACTAGTGGAGG GAGAAGCCGTCCACCTAGCCAGGGACTTTGGGTACGTGTGCGAAACCGAATTTCCTGCCAAAGCAGTAGCTGAATTTCTCAACCGACAACATTCCGATCCCAATGAGCAAGTGACAAGAAAAAACATGCTCCTGGCTACAAA ACAGATATGCAAAGAGTTCACCGACCTACTGGCTCAGGACCGATCTcccctggggaactccaggcccAACCCTATCCTGGAGCCCGGCATCCAGAGCTGCTTGACCCACTTCAACCTCATCTCCCATGGCTTTGGCAGCCCTGCAGTGTGCGCCGCGGTCACCGCCCTGCAGAACTATCTCACTGAGGCCCTCAAGGCCATGGACAAAATGTACCTCAGCAACAACCCCAACAGCCACACGGACAACAGCGCCAAAAGTAGTGACAaagaggagaaacacagaaagtGA
- the TFAP2A gene encoding transcription factor AP-2-alpha isoform X12: MLVHSFSAMDRHDGTSNGTARLPQLGTPEPPARPAAAAAPGLARPEAKPGVWAPAHAPGAAPPAVGPGSSQGLPAARGPPSRPTRAWLRTRRPSDSLLTSRHRGRPGKRPRERRGDEASFHPPPEKMPGHTAGGPGFSSMHVEDPGINIPDQTVIKKGPVSLSKSNSNAVSAIPINKDNLFGGVVNPNEVFCSVPGRLSLLSSTSKYKVTVAEVQRRLSPPECLNASLLGGVLRRAKSKNGGRSLREKLDKIGLNLPAGRRKAANVTLLTSLVEGEAVHLARDFGYVCETEFPAKAVAEFLNRQHSDPNEQVTRKNMLLATKQICKEFTDLLAQDRSPLGNSRPNPILEPGIQSCLTHFNLISHGFGSPAVCAAVTALQNYLTEALKAMDKMYLSNNPNSHTDNSAKSSDKEEKHRK; this comes from the exons ATGTTAGTTCACAGTTTTTCAGCTATG GACCGTCACGACGGCACCAGCAACGGGACTGCACGGTTGCCCCAGCTGGGCACT CCTGAACCCCCTGCACGCCCAGCCGCAGCCGCAGCACCCGGGCTGGCCCGGCCAGAGGCAAAGCCAGGAGTCTGGGCTCCTGCACACGCACCGGGGGCTGCCCCACCAGCTGTCGGGCCTGGATCCTCGCAGGGACTACCGGCGGCACGAGGACCTCCTTCACGGCCCACACGGGCTTGGCTCAGGACTCGGAGACCTTCCGATTCACTCCTTACCTCACGCCATCGAGGACGTCCCGGTAAGAGGCCGCGCGAGCGGAGAGGGGATGAAGCCTCTTTCCACCCACCCCCGGAGAAGATGCCGGGACACACAGCCGGTGGCCCCGGGTTTTCCTCCATG CATGTAGAAGACCCGGGTATTAACATCCCAGATCAAACTGTAATTAAGAAAG GCCCCGTGTCCCTGTCCAAGTCCAACAGCAACGCCGTCTCCGCCATCCCCATAAACAAGGACAACCTCTTTGGTGGCGTCGTGAACCCCAACGAAGTCTTCTGTTCAGTTCCGGGTCGCCTCTCGCTCCTCAGCTCCACCTCGAAGTACAAGGTCACGGTGGCGGAAGTACAGCGGCGCCTCTCACCGCCCGAGTGTCTCAACGCTTCGCTGCTGGGCGGAGTGCTGCGGAG GGCGAAGTCTAAAAATGGAGGAAGATCTTTAAgagaaaaactggacaaaataggATTAAATCTGCCGGCAGGGAGACGTAAAGCTGCCAACGTCACCCTGCTCACATCACTAGTGGAGG GAGAAGCCGTCCACCTAGCCAGGGACTTTGGGTACGTGTGCGAAACCGAATTTCCTGCCAAAGCAGTAGCTGAATTTCTCAACCGACAACATTCCGATCCCAATGAGCAAGTGACAAGAAAAAACATGCTCCTGGCTACAAA ACAGATATGCAAAGAGTTCACCGACCTACTGGCTCAGGACCGATCTcccctggggaactccaggcccAACCCTATCCTGGAGCCCGGCATCCAGAGCTGCTTGACCCACTTCAACCTCATCTCCCATGGCTTTGGCAGCCCTGCAGTGTGCGCCGCGGTCACCGCCCTGCAGAACTATCTCACTGAGGCCCTCAAGGCCATGGACAAAATGTACCTCAGCAACAACCCCAACAGCCACACGGACAACAGCGCCAAAAGTAGTGACAaagaggagaaacacagaaagtGA
- the TFAP2A gene encoding transcription factor AP-2-alpha isoform X7 — protein sequence MLVHSFSAMDRHDGTSNGTARLPQLGTVGQSPYTSAPPLSHTPNADFQPPYFPPPYQPIYPQSQDPYSHVNDPYSLNPLHAQPQPQHPGWPGQRQSQESGLLHTHRGLPHQLSGLDPRRDYRRHEDLLHGPHGLGSGLGDLPIHSLPHAIEDVPHVEDPGINIPDQTVIKKGPVSLSKSNSNAVSAIPINKDNLFGGVVNPNEVFCSVPGRLSLLSSTSKYKVTVAEVQRRLSPPECLNASLLGGVLRRAKSKNGGRSLREKLDKIGLNLPAGRRKAANVTLLTSLVEGEAVHLARDFGYVCETEFPAKAVAEFLNRQHSDPNEQVTRKNMLLATKQICKEFTDLLAQDRSPLGNSRPNPILEPGIQSCLTHFNLISHGFGSPAVCAAVTALQNYLTEALKAMDKMYLSNNPNSHTDNSAKSSDKEEKHRK from the exons ATGTTAGTTCACAGTTTTTCAGCTATG GACCGTCACGACGGCACCAGCAACGGGACTGCACGGTTGCCCCAGCTGGGCACTGTAGGTCAATCTCCCTACACGAGCGCCCCGCCGCTGTCCCACACCCCCAATGCCGACTTCCAGCCCCCCTACTTCCCCCCGCCCTACCAGCCTATCTACCCCCAGTCGCAAGATCCTTACTCCCACGTCAACGACCCCTACAGCCTGAACCCCCTGCACGCCCAGCCGCAGCCGCAGCACCCGGGCTGGCCCGGCCAGAGGCAAAGCCAGGAGTCTGGGCTCCTGCACACGCACCGGGGGCTGCCCCACCAGCTGTCGGGCCTGGATCCTCGCAGGGACTACCGGCGGCACGAGGACCTCCTTCACGGCCCACACGGGCTTGGCTCAGGACTCGGAGACCTTCCGATTCACTCCTTACCTCACGCCATCGAGGACGTCCCG CATGTAGAAGACCCGGGTATTAACATCCCAGATCAAACTGTAATTAAGAAAG GCCCCGTGTCCCTGTCCAAGTCCAACAGCAACGCCGTCTCCGCCATCCCCATAAACAAGGACAACCTCTTTGGTGGCGTCGTGAACCCCAACGAAGTCTTCTGTTCAGTTCCGGGTCGCCTCTCGCTCCTCAGCTCCACCTCGAAGTACAAGGTCACGGTGGCGGAAGTACAGCGGCGCCTCTCACCGCCCGAGTGTCTCAACGCTTCGCTGCTGGGCGGAGTGCTGCGGAG GGCGAAGTCTAAAAATGGAGGAAGATCTTTAAgagaaaaactggacaaaataggATTAAATCTGCCGGCAGGGAGACGTAAAGCTGCCAACGTCACCCTGCTCACATCACTAGTGGAGG GAGAAGCCGTCCACCTAGCCAGGGACTTTGGGTACGTGTGCGAAACCGAATTTCCTGCCAAAGCAGTAGCTGAATTTCTCAACCGACAACATTCCGATCCCAATGAGCAAGTGACAAGAAAAAACATGCTCCTGGCTACAAA ACAGATATGCAAAGAGTTCACCGACCTACTGGCTCAGGACCGATCTcccctggggaactccaggcccAACCCTATCCTGGAGCCCGGCATCCAGAGCTGCTTGACCCACTTCAACCTCATCTCCCATGGCTTTGGCAGCCCTGCAGTGTGCGCCGCGGTCACCGCCCTGCAGAACTATCTCACTGAGGCCCTCAAGGCCATGGACAAAATGTACCTCAGCAACAACCCCAACAGCCACACGGACAACAGCGCCAAAAGTAGTGACAaagaggagaaacacagaaagtGA
- the TFAP2A gene encoding transcription factor AP-2-alpha isoform X15, translating into MRKRKRQTPILQLKPLSWTVTTAPATGLHGCPSWALLNPLHAQPQPQHPGWPGQRQSQESGLLHTHRGLPHQLSGLDPRRDYRRHEDLLHGPHGLGSGLGDLPIHSLPHAIEDVPHVEDPGINIPDQTVIKKGPVSLSKSNSNAVSAIPINKDNLFGGVVNPNEVFCSVPGRLSLLSSTSKYKVTVAEVQRRLSPPECLNASLLGGVLRRAKSKNGGRSLREKLDKIGLNLPAGRRKAANVTLLTSLVEGEAVHLARDFGYVCETEFPAKAVAEFLNRQHSDPNEQVTRKNMLLATKQICKEFTDLLAQDRSPLGNSRPNPILEPGIQSCLTHFNLISHGFGSPAVCAAVTALQNYLTEALKAMDKMYLSNNPNSHTDNSAKSSDKEEKHRK; encoded by the exons ATGAGGAAGCGGAAAAGACAGACCCCCATCCTGCAGTTAAAACCTTTAAGCTG GACCGTCACGACGGCACCAGCAACGGGACTGCACGGTTGCCCCAGCTGGGCACT CCTGAACCCCCTGCACGCCCAGCCGCAGCCGCAGCACCCGGGCTGGCCCGGCCAGAGGCAAAGCCAGGAGTCTGGGCTCCTGCACACGCACCGGGGGCTGCCCCACCAGCTGTCGGGCCTGGATCCTCGCAGGGACTACCGGCGGCACGAGGACCTCCTTCACGGCCCACACGGGCTTGGCTCAGGACTCGGAGACCTTCCGATTCACTCCTTACCTCACGCCATCGAGGACGTCCCG CATGTAGAAGACCCGGGTATTAACATCCCAGATCAAACTGTAATTAAGAAAG GCCCCGTGTCCCTGTCCAAGTCCAACAGCAACGCCGTCTCCGCCATCCCCATAAACAAGGACAACCTCTTTGGTGGCGTCGTGAACCCCAACGAAGTCTTCTGTTCAGTTCCGGGTCGCCTCTCGCTCCTCAGCTCCACCTCGAAGTACAAGGTCACGGTGGCGGAAGTACAGCGGCGCCTCTCACCGCCCGAGTGTCTCAACGCTTCGCTGCTGGGCGGAGTGCTGCGGAG GGCGAAGTCTAAAAATGGAGGAAGATCTTTAAgagaaaaactggacaaaataggATTAAATCTGCCGGCAGGGAGACGTAAAGCTGCCAACGTCACCCTGCTCACATCACTAGTGGAGG GAGAAGCCGTCCACCTAGCCAGGGACTTTGGGTACGTGTGCGAAACCGAATTTCCTGCCAAAGCAGTAGCTGAATTTCTCAACCGACAACATTCCGATCCCAATGAGCAAGTGACAAGAAAAAACATGCTCCTGGCTACAAA ACAGATATGCAAAGAGTTCACCGACCTACTGGCTCAGGACCGATCTcccctggggaactccaggcccAACCCTATCCTGGAGCCCGGCATCCAGAGCTGCTTGACCCACTTCAACCTCATCTCCCATGGCTTTGGCAGCCCTGCAGTGTGCGCCGCGGTCACCGCCCTGCAGAACTATCTCACTGAGGCCCTCAAGGCCATGGACAAAATGTACCTCAGCAACAACCCCAACAGCCACACGGACAACAGCGCCAAAAGTAGTGACAaagaggagaaacacagaaagtGA